In Priestia megaterium NBRC 15308 = ATCC 14581, the following proteins share a genomic window:
- a CDS encoding biotin-dependent carboxyltransferase family protein, with product MSIRVNKAGLLTSIQDLGRRGFQQHGVIISGAMDSYSLRIANLLVGNDEKEAGLEVTLMGPTLEIESDCLVAITGGDLTPSVNGKPVPMWKPLFIPKGSTLSFGPCKTGCRSYLSVAGGFSIDEVLNSKSTYLRGEIGGYKGRALQTDDVLPLSAPAASKPAFLSNELINGVYTSSWSVNYKEFVHFTKKPSVRVMNGSQFDLFTAESKSHFMKEPFKVSNQSDRMGYRMDGPSLQLQEKKELLSEAVSQGSVQVPPDGNPIILLADRQTTGGYPKIAQVITADLPLLAQIKPGESIYFSHILLHEAEKIYLEKEQLLQELKIAINLASTK from the coding sequence ATGAGTATAAGAGTTAATAAAGCCGGGTTATTAACGAGCATTCAAGATTTAGGAAGAAGAGGATTTCAGCAGCACGGTGTGATTATAAGCGGAGCAATGGACTCTTATTCCCTCCGAATTGCTAATTTATTAGTTGGTAACGATGAAAAAGAAGCGGGACTTGAGGTTACCCTGATGGGGCCTACCCTTGAAATAGAAAGTGATTGTTTAGTAGCAATCACGGGAGGAGATTTAACTCCTTCGGTCAATGGAAAGCCAGTCCCGATGTGGAAACCTTTATTTATTCCAAAAGGAAGCACTTTATCATTTGGACCTTGCAAAACCGGTTGTCGTTCCTATCTATCTGTAGCCGGAGGATTTTCTATTGATGAAGTGTTAAATAGTAAAAGCACGTATTTGAGAGGCGAAATTGGGGGCTACAAAGGAAGAGCATTACAAACAGACGATGTTTTACCGCTGTCAGCTCCTGCTGCTTCGAAGCCTGCTTTTCTTTCCAATGAACTGATAAACGGAGTATATACTTCTTCATGGTCTGTAAATTATAAAGAATTTGTTCATTTTACAAAGAAACCAAGTGTCCGTGTTATGAATGGCAGTCAATTTGATTTATTTACAGCTGAAAGTAAAAGTCATTTTATGAAAGAGCCCTTTAAAGTATCGAATCAATCAGATCGAATGGGCTATCGAATGGATGGACCTTCTCTTCAGCTTCAAGAAAAAAAAGAGCTATTGTCTGAAGCCGTCTCACAAGGTTCTGTTCAAGTCCCGCCAGATGGAAATCCTATTATCCTGTTAGCAGACCGTCAAACCACGGGGGGATACCCTAAAATCGCTCAAGTCATCACAGCGGATTTACCGCTTTTAGCTCAAATAAAGCCCGGGGAATCCATTTACTTTTCTCACATTTTGCTTCATGAAGCAGAAAAAATCTATTTAGAAAAAGAACAGCTGCTTCAAGAATTGAAGATTGCTATTAACCTTGCGTCAACTAAATAA
- the accC gene encoding acetyl-CoA carboxylase biotin carboxylase subunit — protein sequence MFKKVLIANRGEIAVRIIRACKEMGIATVAVYSEADKDALHVKLADESFCIGKTSSKESYLNIRNLLTVAQVTKADAVHPGYGFLAENADFAEMCESYDITFIGPKAEAIRKMGAKAVARETMKQAGVPIVPGTEGLIEDSSTAIPVAREIGYPIIVKATAGGGGKGMRLAHSEEELEKAIRQAQHEAETAFGNGGVYLEKYLEEPKHIEIQIIADEEGNVVHLGERDCSIQRRHQKLVEEAPSPAVDENLRAKMGKAAVSAAKAVDYTGVGTVEFLLDKHGHFYFMEMNTRIQVEHPVTELVTNIDLIKEQISVAAGYPLSFAQRDVQLKGWAIECRINAENPAKNFMPSPGKVEMYLPPGGYGVRVDSAVYPGYEISPFYDSMVAKLIVTGKDRNEAIQRMKRALEEFIIIGIHTTIPFHLELLNHPSFKEGDFTTKFLESNPISIKELEMV from the coding sequence ATGTTCAAAAAGGTCTTAATCGCAAACCGCGGAGAGATTGCAGTTCGTATCATTCGAGCTTGTAAAGAGATGGGAATAGCAACCGTAGCGGTTTATTCAGAAGCAGACAAAGATGCACTTCACGTGAAGCTAGCAGATGAGTCATTTTGTATTGGTAAAACGTCTTCTAAAGAAAGCTACTTAAATATTCGTAATCTGCTTACCGTAGCGCAAGTAACCAAGGCAGACGCTGTTCATCCCGGCTATGGATTTCTAGCTGAAAATGCTGATTTTGCTGAGATGTGTGAATCCTATGACATTACCTTTATTGGTCCAAAAGCAGAAGCCATCCGTAAAATGGGAGCAAAAGCTGTAGCAAGAGAAACAATGAAACAAGCAGGCGTGCCTATTGTACCTGGCACAGAAGGACTGATTGAAGATAGCAGCACCGCTATTCCAGTAGCAAGAGAAATAGGCTATCCAATCATTGTAAAAGCTACAGCGGGCGGCGGCGGAAAAGGAATGCGGCTGGCTCATAGCGAAGAGGAGCTAGAAAAAGCGATTCGTCAAGCTCAGCATGAAGCAGAAACAGCCTTTGGAAACGGCGGCGTATATCTTGAAAAGTACCTAGAAGAGCCAAAACACATCGAAATTCAAATCATTGCTGATGAAGAAGGGAATGTGGTTCATTTAGGTGAACGAGATTGTTCGATTCAACGCCGTCATCAAAAATTGGTAGAAGAAGCTCCGTCTCCTGCGGTAGATGAAAACCTTCGTGCGAAAATGGGCAAGGCGGCAGTCTCGGCAGCTAAAGCAGTCGATTATACAGGTGTGGGAACGGTGGAGTTTCTATTAGATAAGCACGGACATTTTTACTTTATGGAAATGAACACACGGATTCAAGTTGAACACCCTGTTACAGAACTTGTAACAAACATCGACTTAATTAAAGAACAAATTTCGGTCGCAGCAGGCTACCCGCTATCATTTGCTCAGAGAGATGTTCAGTTAAAAGGATGGGCAATTGAGTGCCGGATCAATGCAGAAAATCCAGCTAAAAACTTTATGCCTTCTCCTGGAAAAGTCGAGATGTATTTACCTCCTGGCGGATACGGCGTTCGTGTAGACAGCGCGGTTTATCCAGGCTATGAAATTTCCCCATTTTATGATTCAATGGTGGCAAAATTAATTGTAACGGGTAAAGATCGAAATGAAGCGATTCAACGGATGAAACGCGCGCTCGAAGAATTTATTATTATAGGTATTCATACAACCATTCCTTTTCATTTAGAATTACTGAACCATCCTTCTTTTAAAGAAGGGGATTTTACAACCAAATTTCTAGAAAGTAATCCTATTTCCATTAAAGAACTAGAAATGGTGTAA
- the accB gene encoding acetyl-CoA carboxylase biotin carboxyl carrier protein produces the protein MINVRELQEVVSLMNESGIQKLHIEHEGTKVVIDKAGIPLEDTAVTEVKTEEVKAAAAEQAPQDSMSVNSPENNEKQILSPMVGTFYAKPEADADPFVQVGQTVERKDVVCVIEAMKLFNEVDAGIEGEVLEILVKDGDVVEFGQPLFTVKTY, from the coding sequence ATGATAAACGTACGTGAATTGCAAGAAGTTGTTTCATTAATGAATGAATCTGGTATTCAAAAGCTCCATATTGAACATGAAGGGACGAAAGTTGTCATTGATAAAGCGGGAATTCCTTTAGAAGACACAGCTGTTACAGAAGTAAAAACGGAGGAAGTGAAAGCCGCTGCCGCTGAGCAAGCGCCTCAAGATTCTATGTCTGTAAACTCACCAGAAAACAATGAAAAGCAAATTTTATCACCAATGGTCGGAACGTTTTACGCCAAGCCAGAAGCAGACGCCGATCCCTTTGTTCAAGTAGGACAAACAGTTGAACGTAAAGATGTTGTGTGTGTGATTGAAGCGATGAAGCTGTTTAACGAAGTAGATGCAGGAATAGAAGGAGAAGTACTTGAAATTCTTGTGAAAGACGGAGATGTTGTTGAGTTTGGTCAGCCTCTATTTACTGTAAAAACATACTAA